A genome region from Flavobacterium sp. includes the following:
- the sucC gene encoding ADP-forming succinate--CoA ligase subunit beta, translating into MNIHEYQGKEILASYGVRVQRGIVANNAVEAVAAAKQLTAETGTGWHVIKAQIHAGGRGKGGGVKLAKNLQQVEELAEQIIGMQLITPQTPPEGKKVNKVLVAEDVYYPGESETSEFYVSVLLNRGTGRNMIMYSTEGGMDIEEVAEHTPHLIFTEEIDPSVGLQGFQARRIAFNLGLSGNAFKEMVKFIDALYNAYIGSDASMFEINPVLKTSDNKILAVDAKVNIDDNALYRQPKYAEMRDIREENPIEVEAKEVGLNYVDLDGTVGCMVNGAGLAMATMDLIKYAGFEPANFLDVGGTADAKRVETAFRIILKDPNVKAILINIFGGIVRCDRVAQGVVDAYKNMGDAIKVPIIVRLQGTNAEIAKELIDNSGMPILSAVQFQEAADQVKAALS; encoded by the coding sequence ATGAACATACACGAATATCAAGGAAAAGAAATTTTAGCGAGTTACGGAGTACGCGTACAACGCGGAATTGTGGCTAACAATGCGGTTGAAGCTGTAGCTGCTGCAAAACAATTAACTGCCGAAACTGGTACAGGATGGCACGTAATAAAAGCACAAATTCACGCAGGTGGTCGTGGAAAAGGTGGTGGAGTTAAGCTGGCAAAAAACTTACAGCAAGTTGAAGAGTTAGCAGAACAAATCATCGGAATGCAGTTAATTACACCTCAGACTCCGCCAGAAGGAAAAAAGGTAAACAAAGTATTAGTTGCTGAAGATGTTTACTATCCTGGAGAAAGCGAAACTTCTGAATTTTATGTTTCTGTTTTATTGAATAGAGGTACAGGACGCAACATGATTATGTATTCTACTGAAGGTGGAATGGATATTGAAGAAGTTGCTGAGCACACTCCACACTTAATCTTTACTGAAGAAATTGATCCTTCTGTAGGATTACAAGGTTTCCAGGCTAGAAGAATTGCTTTCAATTTAGGTCTTTCTGGAAATGCTTTCAAAGAAATGGTGAAATTCATCGACGCACTTTACAATGCTTACATTGGTTCTGATGCTTCTATGTTTGAAATCAACCCAGTTCTTAAAACTTCTGATAACAAAATCTTAGCGGTTGATGCTAAAGTTAACATCGACGATAACGCTTTATACAGACAACCTAAATATGCTGAAATGAGAGATATCCGTGAGGAGAATCCAATCGAAGTTGAAGCTAAAGAAGTTGGTCTAAACTATGTTGACCTTGATGGTACTGTAGGATGTATGGTAAACGGAGCTGGTCTTGCAATGGCAACTATGGATTTGATTAAATATGCTGGTTTTGAGCCTGCTAACTTCCTTGACGTAGGAGGAACTGCTGATGCAAAACGTGTTGAAACAGCTTTCAGAATTATCCTGAAAGATCCAAACGTAAAAGCTATTTTGATTAACATCTTCGGAGGTATCGTTCGTTGTGACCGTGTTGCTCAAGGTGTAGTTGATGCTTACAAAAACATGGGTGACGCTATTAAAGTGCCAATTATTGTTCGTTTGCAAGGAACAAATGCTGAAATTGCAAAAGAATTAATTGACAACTCTGGTATGCCAATCTTATCTGCAGTTCAATTCCAAGAAGCTGCTGACCAAGTTAAAGCTGCTCTTTCTTAA
- a CDS encoding DUF1456 family protein: MTNNDILKKLRVALMLRDDQIVEILELVDFRISKSELGAFFRAEDHPNYMECGDQVLRNFLNGLVIHLRGTKENPKNPNDVLAKHKAEIPKKETSKERPEFKATPKDSEKYRGDKSPSKSGSAAGKPKKKSFPKGNGKPVVVEKVVFKNGKNKK, translated from the coding sequence ATGACGAATAACGATATATTAAAGAAACTTCGCGTGGCATTAATGCTCCGTGACGATCAAATAGTTGAAATTTTAGAATTGGTAGATTTTAGAATTTCCAAATCTGAATTGGGTGCTTTTTTCAGAGCAGAAGATCATCCTAATTATATGGAATGCGGCGATCAGGTTTTAAGAAACTTCTTAAACGGATTAGTAATTCATTTAAGAGGAACGAAAGAAAATCCTAAAAATCCAAATGACGTCTTAGCAAAACATAAAGCAGAAATTCCGAAGAAAGAAACTTCTAAAGAAAGACCAGAATTTAAAGCAACTCCAAAAGATTCTGAAAAATACAGAGGCGATAAAAGTCCATCAAAATCAGGTTCAGCAGCTGGAAAACCTAAGAAGAAATCATTCCCAAAAGGAAATGGAAAACCAGTTGTTGTAGAAAAAGTGGTTTTTAAAAACGGAAAGAATAAGAAGTAA
- a CDS encoding dipeptide epimerase, whose amino-acid sequence MKLTLRAYDLKLKHIFRISRKTIDFQPSLIVELEENGISGYGEATSNPYYNITIEILQNDIEQIRTLIEGTSNETPEEFWSKIAPFLNNNPFALCALDNAYNDLYARKKGKKLYELWNYDINHNPLTNYTIGIDTIENMVKKMEELPWPIYKIKLGTRDDIAIVTELRKHTNAIFRVDANCAWTVEETLENAKAFKNLNVEFIEQPLKADNWEGHREVYLNSVLPIIADESCIKEEDVAKCHNHFHGVNVKLMKCGGITPGRRMISEAKKLGLKTMVGCMTESSVGISAIAHLLPELDYVDMDGALLLAEDIASGVTIQYGETIYPERTGIGVILF is encoded by the coding sequence ATGAAACTTACTTTAAGAGCTTACGATTTAAAACTCAAACATATTTTTAGGATTTCCAGAAAAACGATCGATTTTCAGCCTTCATTAATTGTGGAATTAGAAGAAAACGGAATTTCTGGATATGGAGAAGCAACTTCAAATCCATATTATAATATTACAATCGAAATTCTGCAAAATGATATTGAGCAAATCCGAACGCTGATTGAAGGAACTTCAAATGAAACTCCTGAAGAATTTTGGTCGAAAATTGCTCCGTTTTTAAACAATAATCCTTTTGCTTTATGTGCGCTCGACAATGCTTATAATGACTTATACGCTCGTAAAAAAGGTAAAAAATTATATGAATTATGGAATTACGATATTAACCATAATCCGTTGACAAATTACACTATCGGAATTGACACGATTGAAAATATGGTCAAAAAAATGGAAGAACTTCCGTGGCCAATTTATAAAATCAAACTCGGAACTCGTGATGATATTGCGATTGTAACTGAATTACGAAAACACACAAATGCTATTTTTAGAGTTGATGCCAATTGCGCCTGGACGGTTGAAGAAACTCTTGAAAATGCAAAAGCGTTTAAAAATTTGAACGTTGAATTTATTGAACAACCCTTAAAAGCAGATAATTGGGAAGGTCATCGAGAAGTTTATCTAAACTCTGTTTTGCCTATAATTGCCGATGAAAGCTGCATTAAAGAAGAAGATGTTGCAAAATGTCATAATCATTTTCATGGAGTAAATGTTAAATTGATGAAATGCGGCGGCATAACTCCGGGAAGAAGAATGATTTCCGAAGCTAAAAAACTGGGATTAAAAACAATGGTGGGCTGCATGACAGAATCATCGGTTGGAATTTCTGCGATTGCACATTTACTACCTGAACTGGATTATGTTGATATGGATGGTGCTTTGCTTTTAGCAGAAGATATTGCAAGCGGTGTTACAATTCAATATGGAGAAACGATTTATCCTGAAAGAACAGGAATTGGCGTAATTTTATTCTAA
- a CDS encoding alpha/beta hydrolase-fold protein, with translation MIRGFFIFALFWIITGNAQSTASKNVSTFTIEAPQLKTSKKIWIYLPENYSASAKKYSVIYMHDAQNLFDAKTSYVGEWNVDEKLDSLKAQVIVVGIEHGNEKRIEELTPFKNEKYGGGNADNYLEFIVKTLKPYIDKNYRTKPKAKNTIIFGSSLGGLVSYYGAVKYPEVFGKAGVFSPSFWYTNDIYTFTEQKPKIKTKFYFLCGDKEDDEMVKDMIKMEKLLDTKRCYCLHLTKSKIVKGGEHNEKLWRDNFVEAVKWLGY, from the coding sequence ATGATTAGGGGATTTTTCATCTTTGCACTTTTTTGGATTATTACTGGAAATGCCCAAAGTACGGCTTCAAAAAACGTTTCGACATTTACAATTGAGGCGCCTCAATTAAAAACTTCAAAAAAAATCTGGATTTATCTTCCCGAAAATTATTCGGCTTCTGCCAAAAAATACAGCGTGATTTACATGCATGATGCTCAGAATTTGTTTGATGCTAAAACTTCGTATGTTGGCGAATGGAATGTCGACGAAAAATTAGACAGTTTGAAAGCACAAGTAATCGTTGTTGGAATTGAACACGGAAACGAAAAACGTATTGAAGAATTAACTCCTTTTAAAAATGAAAAATACGGCGGTGGAAATGCCGATAATTATTTAGAATTTATCGTAAAAACACTGAAACCTTATATTGATAAAAACTACAGAACGAAACCAAAAGCAAAGAATACCATTATTTTTGGAAGCTCATTGGGCGGTTTAGTTTCTTATTATGGCGCTGTAAAATATCCTGAAGTTTTTGGAAAAGCCGGAGTTTTTTCGCCTTCATTTTGGTACACAAACGACATTTATACTTTTACCGAACAGAAGCCTAAAATTAAAACCAAATTTTATTTTTTATGCGGTGATAAAGAAGATGATGAAATGGTAAAAGATATGATCAAAATGGAAAAACTTTTAGACACAAAACGCTGTTATTGCCTTCATCTTACTAAATCTAAAATTGTAAAAGGCGGAGAACATAATGAAAAATTATGGCGTGATAATTTTGTTGAAGCTGTAAAATGGCTGGGTTATTAA
- a CDS encoding excinuclease ABC subunit B — MNTEAQKKSLLLELIAFSTVDGQLHKREYQFLRHVAQELNIDLEVFHDLFHQETKPVVVKSEFQRIQQFYRLALIMHCDGILHEKEATAIQQIAIEMGLNPSAVKRILDLMKKAPNAMIEPKVLLRVFQEQHN; from the coding sequence ATGAATACCGAAGCACAAAAGAAAAGTTTACTTTTAGAATTGATTGCTTTTTCGACTGTCGACGGGCAATTGCATAAAAGAGAGTATCAGTTTTTGCGACATGTTGCGCAGGAATTAAATATTGATTTAGAAGTTTTTCATGATTTATTTCATCAGGAAACCAAACCCGTAGTTGTAAAATCAGAATTTCAGCGTATTCAGCAATTCTACAGATTAGCTTTAATTATGCACTGCGACGGAATTTTACATGAAAAAGAAGCAACAGCCATTCAGCAGATTGCTATTGAAATGGGTTTAAATCCGAGTGCAGTAAAACGCATTTTGGATTTAATGAAAAAAGCACCAAATGCAATGATTGAACCTAAAGTTTTATTAAGAGTTTTTCAGGAACAACACAATTAA
- the uvrB gene encoding excinuclease ABC subunit UvrB: MNFQVASEYSPKGDQPQAIQKLAQGVVDGEKYQTLLGVTGSGKTFTVANVIQEVQRPTLVLAHNKTLAAQLYSEFKQFFPNNAVEYFVSYYDYYQPEAFMPVTGVFIEKDLSINEELEKMRLSTTSSLLSGRRDVLVVASVSCLYGIGNPVEFKKNVIEVTRDQVISRTKLLHSLVQSLYARTEADFNPGTFRIKGDTVEVYPSYADDAYRIHFFGDEIEEIESFDAKTSQVIEKFKRLTIYPANMFVTSPEVLQGAIWEIQQDLVKQVDYFKEIGKHLEAKRLEERTNFDLEMIRELGYCSGIENYSRYLDGRQAGTRPFCLLDYFPSDYLMVVDESHVTVSQVHAMYGGDRSRKENLVEYGFRLPAAMDNRPLKFEEFEALQNQVIYVSATPADYELQKSDGIYVEQIIRPTGLLDPVIEVRPSLNQIDDLIEEIQVRCELDERVLVTTLTKRMAEELAKYLTKVSIRCRYIHSEVDTLERIEIMQDLRKGLFDVLIGVNLLREGLDLPEVSLVAILDADKEGFLRNHRSLTQTIGRAARNLNGKAIMYADKITASMQRTIDETNYRRTKQINFNVENNITPQALNKKIESAFTKNPLVEYELGHTLPAAAEPETAYMSKADLEKMIKEKRKSMEKAAKELDFMQAAKLRDDIKKLQEQLP, encoded by the coding sequence ATGAATTTCCAAGTAGCCTCAGAATATAGTCCAAAAGGAGACCAGCCGCAAGCCATACAAAAACTCGCACAAGGTGTAGTCGACGGAGAAAAATATCAAACATTATTAGGAGTTACAGGATCTGGAAAAACATTTACTGTCGCCAATGTTATTCAGGAAGTACAACGTCCGACATTAGTTTTAGCCCATAATAAAACTTTAGCTGCACAGTTGTATTCAGAGTTTAAACAATTTTTCCCAAATAATGCCGTTGAATACTTCGTCTCTTACTACGACTATTATCAGCCAGAAGCTTTTATGCCTGTTACAGGAGTTTTTATTGAGAAAGATTTATCTATCAATGAAGAGCTCGAAAAGATGCGTTTAAGCACCACTTCTTCCCTGCTTTCCGGGCGTCGAGATGTTTTGGTTGTAGCATCAGTTTCCTGTTTATATGGTATTGGAAATCCTGTTGAATTTAAAAAGAACGTAATTGAAGTAACCCGGGATCAGGTCATTTCGAGAACAAAACTGCTTCATAGTCTGGTGCAAAGTTTATATGCCAGAACCGAAGCCGATTTTAATCCGGGAACTTTCAGGATCAAAGGCGATACGGTTGAAGTATACCCAAGTTATGCTGACGATGCGTACAGAATACATTTTTTTGGAGATGAAATCGAAGAAATAGAATCTTTTGATGCCAAGACCTCTCAGGTCATTGAAAAATTCAAAAGACTCACGATCTACCCGGCCAATATGTTTGTGACTTCTCCGGAAGTTTTACAAGGTGCAATTTGGGAAATTCAGCAGGATTTGGTAAAACAAGTTGATTATTTTAAAGAAATAGGCAAACATCTAGAAGCCAAACGTTTGGAAGAAAGAACCAATTTCGATTTAGAAATGATTCGCGAATTGGGTTACTGCTCCGGAATTGAAAATTATTCCCGTTATCTTGACGGAAGACAGGCCGGAACAAGACCTTTCTGTTTGTTAGATTATTTCCCAAGCGATTATTTAATGGTTGTCGATGAAAGTCACGTAACGGTTTCTCAGGTTCATGCTATGTACGGAGGCGATCGCAGCCGTAAAGAAAATCTGGTTGAGTACGGTTTCAGATTACCAGCTGCAATGGATAACCGCCCTTTAAAATTTGAAGAATTTGAAGCATTGCAAAATCAGGTTATTTACGTTTCGGCAACTCCGGCTGATTATGAATTACAAAAATCGGATGGAATTTATGTCGAGCAGATTATTCGTCCAACGGGATTATTAGATCCGGTTATTGAAGTGCGTCCAAGTTTAAATCAGATTGATGATTTAATTGAAGAAATTCAGGTTCGATGCGAATTAGACGAAAGAGTTTTAGTAACAACTTTAACTAAAAGAATGGCCGAAGAATTGGCTAAATATTTAACCAAAGTAAGTATTCGATGCCGTTATATACATTCTGAAGTAGATACTCTGGAACGTATTGAAATTATGCAGGATTTACGAAAAGGTCTTTTTGATGTTTTAATTGGTGTAAACTTACTTCGTGAAGGTTTAGATTTACCAGAAGTTTCGCTTGTTGCTATTTTGGATGCAGATAAAGAAGGCTTTTTAAGAAATCACCGTTCTTTAACGCAAACTATCGGACGTGCCGCGAGAAATTTAAACGGAAAAGCGATTATGTATGCTGACAAAATTACGGCAAGTATGCAGCGAACAATTGACGAAACCAATTATCGAAGAACAAAACAGATCAACTTTAATGTTGAAAATAATATAACACCTCAGGCATTAAACAAAAAAATAGAAAGTGCCTTTACTAAAAATCCGTTGGTAGAATACGAATTAGGTCATACTTTACCAGCTGCGGCCGAACCGGAAACGGCTTATATGTCAAAAGCTGATTTGGAGAAAATGATAAAAGAGAAACGCAAATCAATGGAAAAAGCAGCTAAAGAATTAGACTTTATGCAGGCTGCCAAACTTCGTGATGATATTAAAAAACTACAGGAACAATTGCCTTAA
- a CDS encoding alpha/beta hydrolase, which yields MLKLYSRLVIILFLAVSCSSTKKAKFEDYVFKTKTEEQKYQAAYNKALKLWDIPYTEENVKTSFGTAHVIIAGPKNGKDLVLLHGMDASSTMWYPNIKTLAKNHRIYAIDFIMEPNKSNLTAKPLSSEEIVVWYNEIFDHYKLKKFDIIGASRGGWIATLLATQKSNAIDKMVLLSPAQTFKFIDKPRKTSAALMLKLFPSEKKFSKTLKAFSTHPEKISPVYNRQFYLANKYAKSNSSMLKMTPFSDKELESIKNPVLVLIGDKDVINSEESLERAKKYLANSKTQIVKDAGHFLTIDQPKITNDAVIDFLE from the coding sequence ATGTTAAAATTATACTCCAGATTAGTTATTATTTTATTCTTAGCTGTAAGCTGCTCTTCAACCAAAAAAGCAAAATTTGAAGATTATGTTTTTAAAACCAAAACCGAAGAACAAAAATATCAAGCCGCTTACAACAAGGCTTTAAAGCTTTGGGATATTCCTTATACCGAAGAAAATGTAAAAACAAGTTTTGGAACTGCGCATGTTATTATTGCCGGGCCAAAAAACGGAAAAGATTTGGTTTTACTGCACGGAATGGACGCCAGTTCAACCATGTGGTATCCTAATATAAAAACCTTAGCAAAAAATCATCGTATTTATGCCATTGATTTTATAATGGAACCCAACAAATCTAACTTAACAGCAAAACCACTTTCGTCTGAGGAAATTGTGGTTTGGTACAACGAAATTTTCGATCATTATAAATTAAAGAAATTCGATATAATTGGCGCTTCCCGCGGCGGCTGGATTGCAACATTATTGGCAACGCAAAAATCAAATGCTATTGACAAAATGGTTTTATTAAGTCCGGCTCAAACATTTAAATTTATTGATAAACCCAGAAAAACATCAGCTGCTTTAATGTTAAAACTTTTTCCTAGCGAAAAGAAATTCAGCAAAACATTAAAAGCATTTTCTACGCATCCGGAAAAAATAAGTCCTGTCTATAACAGACAATTTTATTTGGCTAATAAATATGCTAAATCAAATTCGAGTATGCTAAAAATGACGCCTTTTTCAGATAAAGAATTAGAATCTATAAAAAATCCCGTTTTGGTTTTAATTGGAGATAAAGATGTTATTAATTCAGAAGAAAGTTTAGAGCGGGCAAAAAAATATTTAGCAAACAGCAAAACCCAAATCGTAAAAGATGCAGGGCATTTTTTGACCATCGATCAGCCAAAAATCACGAATGACGCCGTTATTGATTTTTTAGAATAA
- a CDS encoding uroporphyrinogen decarboxylase — translation MAEYIGYLASIFIVGGFLLKDLKTIRLINLFGCICFVVYGIFLKDYRDFNQWLLPIIIPNAILSFVQIYHLTSKKP, via the coding sequence ATGGCAGAATATATTGGTTATCTCGCATCTATTTTTATTGTTGGAGGTTTTTTGTTGAAAGACCTTAAAACAATACGACTAATAAACTTATTCGGCTGCATTTGTTTTGTAGTTTACGGCATCTTTTTAAAAGATTACAGAGATTTCAATCAATGGCTTTTACCGATTATAATTCCAAATGCAATTTTGTCTTTTGTTCAGATCTATCATTTGACTTCAAAAAAACCATAA
- a CDS encoding DUF3800 domain-containing protein has protein sequence MKIYIDESGDLGWKLDKPNRHGGSSKFITITALIISNEDEKYISRFLSDIYKKYNLTPNIEKKGVNFIPEHCAFITSQITNKIIAKSSSFKIISITVNKLKVFDSLRKDKKIFYNYVLGLLLKPEVIQYDNVEIVLDKRTIKVSHGQSFPDYIKTEIWGNGINIDISCEFVESTNNKMIWFADWYANFIWRHHEDSESSAYDILASFAKERFLEKKLYF, from the coding sequence ATGAAAATATATATTGATGAAAGTGGTGATTTAGGCTGGAAGCTTGATAAACCAAACAGACATGGCGGCTCAAGTAAATTTATCACCATTACAGCTCTCATTATCTCTAATGAAGATGAAAAATATATTTCTCGCTTTCTCTCTGATATTTACAAAAAATATAATCTGACTCCTAATATTGAAAAAAAAGGAGTAAACTTTATTCCTGAACATTGTGCCTTTATTACTTCGCAAATAACGAATAAGATAATTGCAAAGAGTAGTTCCTTTAAAATAATTTCAATTACGGTAAATAAATTAAAAGTTTTTGATTCATTACGAAAAGATAAAAAAATTTTTTACAATTATGTACTTGGATTATTACTTAAGCCTGAAGTCATTCAATATGATAATGTAGAAATTGTTTTAGATAAAAGAACTATAAAGGTTAGCCATGGCCAGAGCTTTCCAGATTATATAAAAACAGAAATCTGGGGAAATGGAATTAATATTGATATTTCGTGTGAATTTGTAGAAAGTACCAATAATAAAATGATCTGGTTTGCTGATTGGTACGCTAATTTTATATGGAGACATCATGAAGATAGTGAATCCAGTGCTTATGATATTCTGGCAAGTTTTGCTAAAGAGAGATTTTTAGAGAAGAAATTATATTTCTAA
- a CDS encoding thiamine diphosphokinase: MSSHHIVRDDQEPALIIANGAACDPELLGQLLEWSPLVIVLDSAIERVIELGIKVDVLLGDFDRGFDPEIYKTSQYPLEIVHTPDQDKTDLEKAFDYLVERKIPAVNVVWATGKRADHTITNLTNIVRYRDLLKIVILDDHSKIFLLPTKFEKWYTAKTPISLIPIGVVNGIYSTNLKYPLQNDTLTMGYRTGSSNSVENDGLVTINHRNGDLLLMECFD, encoded by the coding sequence ATGTCATCACATCACATAGTCCGCGACGATCAGGAACCCGCTTTAATAATTGCAAACGGAGCAGCTTGTGATCCTGAATTATTAGGACAGTTATTAGAATGGTCGCCACTTGTAATTGTATTAGATTCGGCTATAGAAAGAGTTATTGAACTGGGTATTAAAGTCGATGTTTTATTAGGAGATTTTGACAGAGGTTTTGATCCTGAGATTTATAAAACATCACAATATCCGCTAGAAATTGTTCACACACCAGATCAGGATAAAACCGATTTAGAAAAAGCTTTTGATTATTTAGTAGAGAGAAAAATTCCTGCCGTAAACGTAGTTTGGGCAACCGGAAAACGTGCCGATCATACGATTACCAATCTCACCAATATTGTTCGTTACCGCGATTTATTAAAAATTGTAATTCTCGACGATCATTCAAAAATATTTTTACTGCCAACGAAATTCGAAAAATGGTATACGGCAAAAACACCAATTTCTTTAATTCCAATTGGTGTTGTCAACGGAATTTATTCTACCAATTTAAAATATCCTTTGCAAAATGATACCTTAACAATGGGCTACAGAACCGGAAGCAGTAATTCTGTAGAAAATGATGGTTTGGTAACCATTAACCATAGAAACGGTGATTTGTTATTAATGGAATGTTTTGATTAA
- a CDS encoding DinB family protein, protein MLVETLKVLFNRDLNKLIFEIESYEFEKQIWAIDKNISNSAGNLCLHLIGNLNTYIGAEIGKTGYIRNRPLEFSLKDIPRSELIEKIEDTISVVNNALDSLKEEDLNAIYPQIVFEKEMTTGFFLIHLSTHLAYHLGQINYHRRLLDF, encoded by the coding sequence ATGTTAGTCGAAACACTTAAAGTACTTTTTAACAGAGATTTGAATAAACTTATATTCGAAATTGAATCGTATGAATTTGAAAAACAAATTTGGGCAATTGATAAAAACATTTCCAATTCTGCCGGAAATCTTTGTCTGCATCTAATTGGAAATCTAAATACCTATATCGGAGCCGAAATTGGTAAAACAGGATATATCCGAAATCGACCTCTTGAATTTTCTCTAAAAGATATTCCGAGATCAGAATTAATTGAAAAAATTGAAGATACTATTTCTGTTGTAAACAATGCACTTGATTCATTAAAAGAAGAAGATTTGAATGCCATTTACCCGCAAATTGTATTTGAAAAAGAAATGACAACCGGATTTTTCTTAATTCATCTTTCTACACATTTAGCTTATCATCTAGGACAAATCAACTATCATAGAAGGCTATTAGATTTTTAG
- a CDS encoding GyrI-like domain-containing protein, with amino-acid sequence MEARIETLTEKKLVGKHIEMSFTENKTFQLWSGFMPKRKEIQNTIDENLYSLEVFTDGHFDDFDPSKTFEKWAAVEVNTFDNIPAEMETLIIPDGLYAVFVHYGPASEGHKTYHTIFAEWLPNSKYTVDDRPHFAVMDHKYKKDDPDSEEEIWIPIKNRN; translated from the coding sequence ATGGAAGCCAGAATTGAAACTTTAACCGAGAAAAAACTTGTTGGAAAACACATTGAAATGTCGTTTACAGAAAACAAAACATTTCAGTTGTGGAGTGGTTTTATGCCAAAACGAAAAGAAATTCAAAATACAATTGATGAAAATTTGTATTCGCTTGAAGTTTTTACTGACGGACATTTTGACGACTTTGATCCTTCTAAAACTTTCGAGAAATGGGCAGCTGTAGAAGTTAATACTTTTGATAATATTCCGGCTGAAATGGAAACTTTAATTATCCCTGATGGTTTATATGCGGTGTTTGTTCATTATGGCCCAGCTTCAGAAGGACATAAAACCTATCATACTATCTTTGCAGAATGGCTTCCAAATTCCAAATATACAGTTGATGACAGACCGCATTTTGCTGTAATGGATCACAAATACAAAAAAGACGATCCGGATTCTGAAGAAGAAATCTGGATTCCGATTAAAAACAGAAATTAA
- a CDS encoding DUF4249 domain-containing protein: protein MKKAIALIVLFISVFFTSCEDVVDVNLDTAPPKLVIEAAINWQKGTTGKQQTIKLTTTTGYFQEVIPTVSGAVIFIKNSQNEQFNFTEVQKTGRYVCTNFTPKIDETYTLTVISGGNTYTASETLKSVASITHIEQNNEGGFTGKDIEVRAYYNDPADADNFYLYKYVYSNKVTSNYYADEDKFFQGNEFFSVSDDDELKAGDQIEITHYGISKQYYNYMNILVSIAGSNVGGPFQSPPATVKGNIINTTDKANYPLGYFSLSESETKKFKIQ from the coding sequence ATGAAAAAAGCAATTGCATTAATCGTTTTATTTATATCGGTTTTCTTCACAAGCTGTGAAGATGTTGTAGATGTTAATCTCGATACAGCCCCTCCAAAACTGGTTATTGAAGCCGCTATAAACTGGCAAAAAGGCACAACAGGAAAGCAGCAAACCATAAAATTAACCACAACTACGGGTTATTTTCAGGAAGTAATTCCAACGGTTTCCGGAGCTGTTATTTTTATTAAAAACAGCCAGAACGAACAATTTAATTTTACAGAAGTTCAAAAAACCGGGCGTTATGTTTGTACCAATTTTACACCAAAAATTGACGAAACTTATACGTTGACGGTTATCAGCGGCGGCAATACATATACGGCTTCCGAAACTTTAAAATCAGTTGCGTCCATTACACATATTGAACAAAATAACGAAGGTGGATTTACAGGAAAAGACATCGAAGTAAGAGCTTATTATAATGACCCGGCTGATGCAGATAATTTCTATTTGTATAAATATGTCTATTCTAATAAAGTAACGTCAAATTACTATGCTGATGAAGATAAGTTTTTTCAGGGAAATGAATTTTTCAGCGTTTCAGATGACGATGAACTTAAAGCTGGAGATCAAATAGAAATAACACATTATGGTATTTCAAAACAATACTATAATTATATGAATATTTTGGTAAGCATTGCCGGAAGCAACGTTGGCGGACCTTTTCAATCACCGCCTGCAACTGTAAAAGGAAACATCATTAACACAACTGACAAAGCAAATTATCCGTTAGGGTATTTTTCTTTAAGCGAAAGTGAAACTAAAAAATTTAAAATTCAATAA